A single region of the Moritella sp. Urea-trap-13 genome encodes:
- a CDS encoding DUF2947 domain-containing protein, with protein MNYIELESYSRKWIFNHKSLPVNSDDLANIKPFSKARASQLWSQLISSQCNFTDQFSKGDWPHDQKTWSQEADWQTAWDDDDNNELPEAVLAHLTWDDNSKVYFCYERFNMIETNWGTFKRNWKNFLFYDDGALLISAKRKETLSFRQNGSVLIGTRAPVAPAK; from the coding sequence ATGAATTATATAGAACTTGAATCTTATTCTCGAAAATGGATCTTTAATCATAAATCGTTACCTGTTAACAGTGATGATTTAGCTAATATCAAACCATTTAGTAAAGCCAGAGCCAGCCAACTGTGGAGCCAACTGATTAGCTCGCAATGTAATTTTACCGATCAATTCAGTAAAGGCGACTGGCCACACGACCAAAAGACTTGGTCACAAGAAGCCGACTGGCAAACAGCTTGGGATGATGACGATAATAATGAGTTACCTGAAGCAGTGCTCGCGCATCTAACCTGGGATGATAACAGTAAAGTTTATTTTTGCTATGAACGCTTCAATATGATTGAAACGAACTGGGGCACATTTAAACGCAACTGGAAAAACTTTTTGTTTTATGATGATGGCGCACTATTAATCTCTGCAAAACGCAAAGAAACCCTCTCATTTCGACAAAACGGTAGCGTATTAATTGGTACCCGCGCACCTGTTGCGCCAGCAAAATAA
- a CDS encoding YchJ family protein, with amino-acid sequence MHTPCSCGLAMPFKDCCGKYIYGIAAAATAEQLMRSRYSAYVHNAPVYLMATHHPDFIRDLNEDLIADTAKNTQWLRLEIIMSQGDEESETGIVEFKAWFQDGEEEACLHERSNFIVEDQQWFYTQGELNPAPLKQGRNDLCLCGSGQKHKKCCG; translated from the coding sequence ATGCATACTCCTTGTAGTTGTGGTTTAGCAATGCCCTTTAAAGATTGCTGCGGTAAATATATTTATGGGATAGCAGCGGCTGCAACTGCCGAGCAACTAATGCGTTCGCGTTATAGTGCTTATGTGCATAATGCGCCGGTATATTTAATGGCAACCCATCATCCTGATTTTATTCGCGATTTAAATGAAGATTTAATTGCCGATACGGCGAAAAATACTCAATGGTTACGATTAGAAATAATCATGAGTCAAGGTGATGAAGAAAGCGAAACTGGTATAGTAGAATTCAAAGCTTGGTTTCAAGATGGTGAAGAAGAGGCATGTCTGCATGAGCGTTCTAACTTCATCGTTGAAGACCAGCAATGGTTTTATACTCAGGGTGAACTAAACCCGGCACCGCTTAAGCAAGGTCGAAATGATCTGTGTTTATGTGGCAGTGGTCAAAAACACAAAAAGTGCTGTGGTTAA
- the purU gene encoding formyltetrahydrofolate deformylase, whose product MEKKILLADCPDQKGLISKITNICYKHQLNITNNTEFVDNTHNRFFMRTELEGIFNDETLLTDLDSALPTGSHRKLVSAGRKRIVILVTKEAHCLGDILMKNYYGGLDVEIAAVVGNYDSLAELAEKFDVPYHTVSHVGISREEHEAQIIETVAKYQPDYVILAKYMRILTPHFVAAFENKIINIHHSFLPAFIGAQPYKQAFERGVKIIGATAHYVTNNLDEGPIILQDVIHVDHKYNAEDMARSGKDVEKSVLSKALRLVLEERVFIYENRTVVF is encoded by the coding sequence ATGGAAAAGAAAATATTACTGGCTGATTGTCCCGATCAAAAAGGACTTATCTCAAAAATCACCAACATCTGTTACAAGCATCAACTCAACATCACCAATAATACCGAATTTGTTGATAACACCCATAATCGCTTTTTTATGCGTACCGAACTCGAAGGCATATTCAACGATGAAACCTTGCTTACCGATCTGGATAGTGCTCTTCCAACAGGCTCGCACCGCAAACTAGTGTCAGCTGGTCGCAAACGCATCGTCATTTTAGTAACCAAAGAAGCGCATTGTCTTGGTGATATCTTAATGAAAAATTACTACGGCGGCTTGGATGTTGAAATCGCCGCAGTTGTTGGTAATTATGATAGCCTTGCTGAATTAGCAGAAAAATTTGATGTACCTTATCACACGGTTTCTCATGTCGGTATTAGCCGTGAGGAACACGAAGCACAGATCATTGAGACAGTAGCAAAATACCAACCGGATTATGTTATTTTAGCAAAATACATGCGTATTTTAACGCCACATTTTGTTGCTGCATTTGAAAATAAAATCATCAATATTCATCATTCTTTCCTACCTGCTTTTATTGGTGCACAACCTTATAAGCAAGCATTTGAACGTGGTGTAAAAATTATTGGTGCCACAGCCCACTACGTCACCAATAATCTTGATGAAGGGCCAATTATTTTGCAAGACGTGATCCACGTGGATCATAAATATAATGCCGAAGATATGGCACGTTCAGGAAAAGATGTAGAAAAGTCAGTGCTCAGTAAAGCGCTGCGTCTGGTACTTGAAGAGCGCGTCTTTATTTATGAAAACCGCACCGTCGTATTTTAG